The proteins below are encoded in one region of Thermosulfurimonas marina:
- the hisD gene encoding histidinol dehydrogenase, with protein sequence MPSNGKKFPEKVKKEGCAVRIFKAGSVPGKRLVERLKRRGQKIPARLERGVRRILAEVRRRGDEALVDYTRRFDCPNFEVAQLRVREEEIFEAYREVSPEILSALRLAIRNVEEFHRRQLSSSWFYTRPEGVFLGQMVRPVSSAGLYVPGGAGGETPLISTVVMTAVPARVAGVPRVAMVSPPNREGRLHPALLVAAAECGVTEIYRVGSAWAIAALAYGTETIRSVSVIAGPGNIYVTVAKKLLYGEVGVDLVAGPSEVLIVADESASAEHLAWDLLAQAEHDPLATALLLTPSGRLARKVKEALLRALERLPRREIAEAALKGQGGILVTRDLEEALELANAIAPEHLELAVADPFALLPRVKNAGAVFLGGGTPEALGDYVAGPNHVLPTMGAARFASALSVEVFLRRISLLSYGPEALAWEGEAAVRLAETEGLFAHAEAVRVRLKSP encoded by the coding sequence ATGCCTTCCAATGGTAAGAAATTCCCGGAAAAGGTCAAGAAGGAGGGCTGTGCGGTGAGGATATTCAAGGCGGGAAGTGTCCCGGGGAAGCGCCTGGTCGAAAGGCTCAAACGGCGGGGCCAGAAGATCCCGGCCCGGCTGGAACGGGGAGTGCGCCGGATCCTGGCCGAGGTGCGCCGGAGGGGGGACGAGGCCCTGGTGGATTATACCCGGCGTTTTGACTGCCCGAACTTTGAGGTTGCGCAACTCCGGGTAAGGGAAGAGGAAATCTTTGAGGCCTATCGGGAGGTCTCCCCGGAGATCCTTTCGGCCCTGAGATTGGCCATCCGCAACGTGGAGGAATTCCATCGGCGCCAGTTGAGTTCCTCCTGGTTTTACACCCGGCCGGAGGGGGTCTTTTTGGGACAGATGGTAAGGCCGGTCTCTTCGGCCGGACTTTATGTCCCGGGCGGGGCCGGGGGAGAGACCCCCTTGATTTCCACCGTGGTCATGACCGCGGTACCGGCCCGAGTGGCCGGGGTCCCGCGGGTGGCCATGGTTTCCCCTCCCAACCGGGAAGGGAGGCTGCATCCCGCCCTTCTGGTGGCCGCAGCCGAGTGTGGGGTCACAGAGATCTATCGGGTGGGAAGTGCCTGGGCCATTGCCGCGCTGGCCTACGGCACGGAAACCATTCGTTCGGTCTCGGTGATTGCCGGCCCGGGAAACATCTACGTCACCGTGGCCAAAAAACTCCTTTACGGCGAGGTGGGGGTGGATCTGGTGGCCGGCCCCAGCGAGGTCCTCATTGTGGCCGATGAGTCCGCCTCGGCCGAGCACCTGGCCTGGGACCTCCTAGCCCAGGCCGAGCACGACCCCCTGGCCACAGCCCTCCTTCTTACCCCCTCCGGGAGGCTGGCCCGAAAGGTGAAGGAGGCCCTTCTCCGGGCCCTGGAAAGGCTTCCCCGCCGGGAGATCGCCGAGGCGGCCCTAAAAGGCCAGGGGGGAATCCTCGTGACCCGGGATCTTGAGGAGGCCCTGGAGCTGGCCAACGCCATCGCCCCGGAGCACCTGGAGCTGGCCGTGGCCGATCCCTTTGCCCTTCTTCCCCGGGTCAAAAATGCCGGCGCGGTCTTTCTGGGAGGGGGCACTCCGGAGGCCCTGGGAGATTACGTGGCCGGGCCCAACCATGTCCTTCCCACCATGGGGGCAGCCCGCTTTGCTTCCGCCCTTTCGGTGGAGGTCTTCCTCCGGCGGATAAGCCTTCTTTCCTACGGGCCCGAGGCCCTGGCCTGGGAAGGGGAGGCGGCGGTGCGTCTGGCCGAGACCGAAGGGCTTTTTGCCCATGCCGAGGCCGTGCGGGTGCGCCTCAAGAGTCCTTGA
- a CDS encoding SapC family protein has product MFANMVPLDPERHAHKRILRPSGYDFAQSWELIPIGFSEIVPCSMWYPVFFARREERYGVFAMLGAGNTNIFVNPDGTWKTGIIPSLVRAYPFSLSPTPEGDFTILVDESALTEEKGEPLFEEKGQPSPYLENIKTELTRIAQDLHRAESMLKEVAEEGLLTLLSVKHSFTFGSLDLKNALTTNMHAFIKIKPEKLYYFNTKGYLPLLFTQNFSLRNFALFEIFKEYQGQIPF; this is encoded by the coding sequence ATGTTTGCGAATATGGTTCCTTTAGATCCCGAACGCCATGCCCATAAAAGAATTTTGCGTCCTTCTGGTTATGACTTCGCCCAGAGTTGGGAATTGATTCCTATAGGATTTTCGGAAATTGTGCCCTGTAGCATGTGGTATCCGGTCTTTTTTGCCCGACGAGAAGAACGTTATGGGGTTTTTGCCATGCTTGGGGCGGGAAACACTAACATCTTCGTAAATCCCGACGGAACCTGGAAGACGGGAATTATACCCTCACTAGTCAGGGCTTATCCTTTTTCTCTCAGCCCCACTCCGGAGGGAGATTTTACCATTCTGGTGGACGAGTCGGCCCTTACGGAGGAGAAGGGGGAACCTCTTTTTGAAGAAAAAGGTCAGCCCTCCCCTTACTTGGAAAACATCAAAACCGAACTAACCCGTATAGCCCAGGATCTACACCGGGCAGAAAGTATGCTCAAAGAGGTGGCTGAAGAAGGGCTGCTTACCCTTCTTAGTGTTAAGCATTCCTTCACTTTCGGTAGTCTAGACCTCAAAAATGCTTTGACAACCAATATGCATGCTTTTATAAAAATTAAGCCGGAGAAGCTTTATTATTTTAATACCAAGGGATATTTGCCTTTGCTTTTTACTCAAAATTTTAGCTTGAGGAATTTTGCCCTTTTTGAGATCTTCAAAGAATACCAGGGCCAGATTCCTTTCTAG
- a CDS encoding desulfoferrodoxin family protein, translating to MERRTFLKAVAGILVGGPLVAREARGEETYLRLKDPAHPSLLEKKHVPAVEAPSKVKAGEWFEVRVRVGYLVEHPSTPEHWITRIELLCNGKQVAEVRFPRGGNLSPVAVFRVRLNRSAVLEAVENCNLHGTWISEPVKVEVS from the coding sequence ATGGAAAGGCGCACCTTTTTAAAGGCCGTGGCCGGGATTCTGGTGGGAGGGCCCCTGGTGGCAAGGGAGGCCCGCGGAGAGGAGACCTATCTGCGCCTCAAGGATCCGGCCCATCCCAGCCTTCTGGAGAAAAAGCACGTCCCGGCGGTAGAGGCTCCTTCAAAGGTTAAGGCCGGGGAATGGTTTGAGGTGCGGGTGCGGGTGGGATATCTGGTGGAGCATCCCTCCACGCCGGAACACTGGATCACCCGGATCGAGCTCCTGTGTAATGGGAAGCAAGTGGCGGAGGTGCGTTTTCCCCGGGGTGGAAATCTTTCCCCGGTGGCCGTTTTCCGCGTCCGGCTCAACCGTTCGGCAGTATTGGAGGCGGTGGAAAACTGCAATCTCCACGGGACCTGGATCAGTGAGCCGGTAAAAGTGGAGGTGTCCTAA
- a CDS encoding methyltransferase domain-containing protein: MQVRKATATFSMDFNDYHLVLREGEKLLFADDVFALVPPEYQKLLAPVKAELPPFYRGEDLRGKTLLVVAQAAIGDALCMTPALREVKRRFPDLRLWVSVSGRARPVLEGLPYIDELLPMPVPYAKVKKADYLVKCIEMVGKPQFDQLNLVEYFLWKLYLPRAEDETPDVRVDEEPLAELRPVFEEIRRLAPGKKVLLFHYLASSVHRTLPPKLLAEIEKLTAEEYVPVICSLPQEDLTVEVSLDVYGVRAANLSSLMKDVRYLVAAVSLADAVITADTATLHIAAGLKKPTVLVSGPINPEFTSRTYPTVVPARAHYRGETCMAPCGQHATGQPCSEALKKGQYYSPCLESLPPEVIVQALRDAWSLAQGDYQKPSRCPVCEGPGPFSLFEHLNGFPIYECPACGLQFAWPMRSEDYERIYSQRKAGNLLDFGETPYESYLKVEKDPENEIARWEKVPRLKVLQPLFREIPPGKHLDVGCGTGFLLLMTQKFGFEAYGMEASEEAVKIAREHFGLRVAQALTFEELPPEFRGPYRLITALEVLEHVEDPRAFLSGIYELLEKDGILILSCPPFYKFENLSYGYRKYKWWGNDYPPNHLTRWKPWTLYYALRRTGFSEIHLFTEPFIPGTLLEGARPITLNLELPHGGKVTIPTAVSARILIESLRSLYLNAPTLGNFQYALAVKEKNPGLDFRELILRAIRFAGAEIVWGPGD; encoded by the coding sequence GTGCAGGTAAGGAAGGCCACGGCTACCTTTTCCATGGACTTTAACGACTACCACCTGGTGCTCCGGGAGGGAGAAAAACTCCTTTTTGCCGACGATGTCTTCGCCCTGGTCCCTCCGGAATACCAGAAGCTTCTGGCCCCGGTCAAGGCCGAACTCCCGCCCTTTTACCGGGGGGAGGACCTGCGGGGGAAGACCCTCCTGGTGGTGGCTCAGGCAGCCATCGGGGATGCCCTTTGCATGACCCCGGCCCTGCGCGAGGTCAAGCGCCGTTTCCCCGACCTGCGCCTCTGGGTGTCTGTCTCCGGAAGGGCCCGTCCGGTGCTGGAAGGCCTTCCTTACATCGATGAGCTCCTTCCCATGCCCGTGCCCTATGCCAAGGTAAAAAAGGCCGACTACCTGGTCAAGTGCATCGAGATGGTGGGAAAACCCCAGTTCGACCAGCTCAATCTGGTGGAATACTTTCTGTGGAAGCTCTACCTTCCCCGGGCCGAGGACGAGACCCCGGATGTACGGGTGGACGAGGAGCCCCTGGCGGAGCTACGCCCGGTCTTTGAGGAAATCCGGCGCCTGGCTCCCGGGAAAAAGGTCCTCCTTTTCCACTACCTGGCCAGCTCCGTCCACCGCACGCTCCCTCCGAAGCTTCTCGCCGAGATAGAAAAACTCACCGCCGAAGAGTATGTCCCCGTGATCTGCTCCCTGCCCCAGGAAGACCTCACTGTAGAGGTCTCCCTGGATGTCTATGGAGTGCGGGCGGCCAATCTGTCTTCTCTTATGAAAGATGTGCGCTATCTCGTGGCCGCAGTCTCTCTGGCCGACGCGGTGATCACCGCCGATACCGCCACCCTGCACATCGCCGCCGGCCTCAAAAAGCCCACGGTGCTGGTCTCCGGCCCTATTAATCCCGAGTTCACCTCCCGAACTTACCCTACGGTGGTTCCAGCCCGGGCTCACTACCGCGGGGAGACCTGCATGGCCCCCTGCGGCCAGCACGCCACCGGTCAGCCCTGCTCCGAGGCCCTCAAAAAGGGCCAGTATTACAGCCCCTGCCTCGAGAGTCTTCCCCCGGAGGTCATCGTTCAGGCCCTGCGGGACGCCTGGAGCCTAGCTCAGGGGGACTATCAAAAACCCTCCAGATGTCCGGTCTGCGAAGGGCCGGGGCCTTTTTCTCTCTTTGAACACCTCAACGGCTTTCCGATCTACGAATGCCCGGCCTGCGGGCTGCAATTCGCCTGGCCTATGAGGTCTGAGGATTACGAAAGAATTTACTCGCAGAGAAAAGCGGGGAATCTTCTAGACTTCGGTGAAACACCTTATGAATCCTATCTTAAGGTGGAAAAAGATCCGGAAAACGAGATTGCCCGCTGGGAAAAAGTGCCCCGACTTAAAGTCCTCCAGCCCCTTTTCAGGGAAATCCCTCCGGGAAAACACCTGGATGTGGGGTGCGGCACGGGGTTCCTCCTCCTCATGACCCAGAAGTTCGGCTTTGAAGCGTATGGTATGGAGGCCTCGGAGGAGGCGGTAAAAATCGCCCGGGAGCACTTTGGACTTCGGGTGGCTCAAGCCTTAACCTTTGAGGAATTGCCTCCCGAATTTCGGGGTCCCTATCGGTTGATAACCGCTCTCGAGGTCCTGGAACATGTGGAAGACCCCCGGGCCTTTCTTTCCGGAATATACGAACTCCTGGAAAAGGACGGTATCCTCATCCTCAGCTGCCCCCCTTTTTACAAGTTTGAAAATTTGAGCTACGGATACAGAAAATACAAATGGTGGGGCAACGACTACCCCCCTAATCACCTCACCCGTTGGAAACCCTGGACACTTTATTACGCCCTCCGAAGGACTGGATTTTCCGAAATCCACCTCTTTACTGAACCTTTCATTCCCGGAACCCTCCTTGAGGGGGCCCGGCCCATTACCCTTAATTTGGAACTTCCCCACGGGGGAAAGGTCACTATCCCCACTGCGGTTTCGGCAAGGATACTGATCGAAAGCCTGCGCTCCCTTTACCTAAACGCCCCCACTTTAGGAAACTTCCAGTATGCCTTGGCCGTAAAAGAAAAAAACCCAGGCCTAGACTTTCGGGAACTTATTTTGAGGGCCATCCGCTTTGCCGGGGCCGAAATAGTCTGGGGGCCTGGAGATTGA
- a CDS encoding IS256 family transposase — protein sequence MQDREIIEKLEDLIKEAIKSVIERLAIEERSLYLEEHPETKGNGFYSRSLLTKYGPIEGLMVPRTRDGNFRAQILPPPRRRAGLDLGEAVLALYASGASTRAVSRFIETIYGAYYSPASISRLTEVAEDQIESWRKRRLSEEYFALYLDATFLPVRRGTVAREPVYLALGIRRDGTREIVGFWTSGGEGESALVYQEIFNELRERGLKRIEVVIGDGLSGLKEAVLRVYPGARFQRCVLHSLKYSLRKVRRSHREALAQDLRKIYRAGRRSEALEAFRAFKARWQGKYPEVVKHWEENLEDLLVFLEYPEPIRNYIYTTNQLERLIKEVKRRTKVIEVFCEPGALYKVVYLVLRGLEEKYRSRKLRGFEDLMEEGLLSCGHS from the coding sequence ATGCAGGACAGAGAAATTATAGAAAAGCTGGAGGACCTCATCAAGGAGGCCATTAAAAGCGTGATTGAGCGACTGGCTATTGAGGAAAGAAGCCTTTACCTTGAGGAACACCCTGAAACCAAAGGCAATGGTTTCTACTCTCGCTCCCTTCTCACCAAATACGGGCCTATTGAAGGCCTTATGGTTCCCAGAACTCGAGATGGAAACTTTAGAGCTCAGATTCTACCTCCTCCAAGGAGAAGAGCCGGTCTCGACTTGGGAGAAGCTGTATTGGCCTTGTACGCTTCGGGAGCCAGTACCAGGGCGGTTTCAAGATTTATCGAGACCATTTACGGGGCTTACTATTCGCCAGCCAGTATAAGCAGACTAACGGAGGTAGCCGAGGACCAAATTGAGTCCTGGAGAAAGCGAAGGCTTTCGGAGGAATACTTTGCCCTTTATCTGGATGCTACTTTTCTGCCGGTGAGGAGAGGAACTGTGGCCAGGGAGCCGGTGTATCTGGCTTTGGGGATAAGGCGAGATGGGACCAGAGAGATTGTGGGCTTTTGGACCAGTGGAGGGGAAGGTGAGAGCGCTCTGGTTTATCAGGAAATTTTCAACGAACTGCGCGAAAGAGGTCTCAAGAGGATTGAGGTGGTCATAGGGGACGGGCTATCAGGCTTGAAGGAGGCGGTTCTCAGGGTTTATCCTGGGGCCAGGTTTCAGAGATGCGTTCTTCACAGTCTCAAGTATAGCCTGAGGAAGGTTCGGAGGTCTCACCGAGAGGCGCTGGCTCAGGATTTGAGGAAAATTTATCGGGCTGGGAGGAGGTCCGAGGCCCTGGAGGCCTTCAGGGCTTTCAAGGCCCGGTGGCAAGGGAAGTATCCGGAAGTAGTGAAGCACTGGGAGGAGAACCTCGAGGATCTCTTGGTTTTTCTGGAATATCCGGAGCCTATTCGGAATTATATTTACACCACGAATCAGCTTGAAAGGCTGATTAAAGAGGTCAAGCGCAGGACCAAGGTGATAGAGGTTTTCTGTGAGCCTGGGGCACTTTACAAGGTAGTCTATCTGGTGCTTAGGGGTCTAGAGGAGAAATACCGTTCGCGAAAACTGAGAGGTTTTGAGGATCTTATGGAGGAAGGCCTCTTATCCTGCGGACACAGTTGA
- a CDS encoding bis-aminopropyl spermidine synthase family protein, translating into MSETERIKKQILRALKLRPQTFWELINHQDGHIAAFFEALKSLLQEGLIVYRGHRFQLAREVPLHPLADTVCEACGLGVTLRGYWEEIYRRFLEVTEKRPLPTSDFDQGFVRPVDTVRRVAYIYQRGDLEDTEIFILGDDDLLSVAMGLTRMPRRVVVVEIDERINRFIKDFAEKEGLSNLEVYDYNVIEALPEPLKGAFDVFVTDPVETKKGLKLFVGRCLEALRGPGAAGYMGFTHREASLRKWFEFEKFILSAGLVVTDILRDFAIYPEKENRWEHFYETYEIMKKLELPLPEVDWYKSSFVRFEVVEGPRVPEFEPPRDLRELYFDEESWATPLPSYLKDS; encoded by the coding sequence ATGAGCGAAACCGAGAGAATAAAAAAACAGATCCTGCGGGCCCTCAAGCTCCGTCCGCAGACCTTCTGGGAACTTATCAATCACCAGGATGGCCACATCGCAGCCTTCTTTGAGGCCCTGAAGTCCCTTCTTCAGGAGGGCCTCATCGTCTACCGGGGGCATCGCTTCCAGCTGGCCCGGGAGGTCCCTCTTCACCCTCTGGCCGATACGGTCTGCGAGGCCTGCGGTCTGGGGGTAACCCTCCGGGGATACTGGGAGGAAATTTACCGGCGTTTCCTGGAGGTCACGGAGAAGCGGCCTCTTCCCACCAGCGACTTTGACCAGGGCTTCGTGCGTCCGGTGGATACCGTGCGCCGGGTGGCCTACATCTACCAGCGCGGAGACCTGGAAGACACGGAGATCTTCATCCTGGGCGACGACGATCTCCTTTCCGTGGCCATGGGGCTTACCCGCATGCCCCGCCGGGTAGTGGTGGTGGAGATCGACGAGCGCATCAACCGTTTCATTAAAGATTTTGCCGAAAAAGAAGGGCTTTCAAACCTTGAAGTCTACGACTACAACGTGATCGAGGCCCTGCCGGAGCCCCTCAAGGGGGCCTTTGACGTCTTCGTGACCGACCCGGTGGAGACCAAAAAGGGGCTCAAGCTCTTTGTGGGCCGGTGCCTTGAGGCCCTGCGTGGTCCGGGAGCTGCGGGCTACATGGGTTTCACCCACCGGGAGGCCTCCCTCAGAAAGTGGTTTGAGTTCGAAAAGTTCATCCTTTCGGCCGGTCTGGTGGTGACGGATATCCTGCGCGATTTCGCCATTTACCCTGAAAAGGAGAACCGGTGGGAGCACTTCTACGAGACTTACGAGATCATGAAAAAGCTCGAGCTTCCGCTTCCGGAGGTGGACTGGTACAAAAGCTCCTTCGTACGGTTCGAGGTGGTGGAGGGCCCGCGGGTGCCGGAATTTGAACCTCCCCGGGACCTGCGCGAACTCTATTTCGACGAGGAGTCCTGGGCCACGCCCCTCCCCTCCTACCTCAAGGACTCTTGA
- a CDS encoding D-alanine--D-alanine ligase family protein, whose product MLYRVALLAGGDSPEREVALRGGAAVERALKARGHEVVRFDPPRDLPRLAERAAEFDAAFLVLHGPGGEDGTIQGFLDSLGLPYQGAGVLGSALAIHKGLSRLLYREAGLSVPPGGLFSRKERERIPSFCEELGYPVVVKPATQGSSLGLSVVKSPEDLSSALERALALDREVVVEKFLRGRELTVAVLGEEALPVVEIIPQGAEYFDYHTKYTPGAAREICPAEIPEEVARRAQEAALRAHQALRLRHYSRTDLLLVEGEIYLLETNTIPGMTETSLLPLAARAAGLSFEDLVERLLEMALEG is encoded by the coding sequence ATGCTTTACCGCGTGGCTCTCCTAGCCGGAGGGGACTCCCCGGAAAGAGAGGTGGCCTTAAGGGGCGGAGCGGCGGTGGAAAGGGCTCTCAAGGCCCGGGGCCACGAGGTGGTCCGTTTTGATCCCCCACGGGACCTTCCGCGGCTGGCCGAAAGGGCCGCAGAGTTCGACGCGGCCTTTCTCGTTCTCCACGGCCCGGGCGGAGAAGACGGGACCATCCAGGGATTCCTCGACTCCCTGGGACTCCCCTATCAAGGGGCCGGGGTCCTGGGCTCGGCGCTGGCCATCCACAAGGGGCTCTCCCGGCTCCTTTACCGGGAGGCCGGTCTTTCTGTGCCTCCGGGGGGACTTTTTTCCCGGAAGGAACGGGAGCGGATTCCCTCCTTTTGTGAGGAATTGGGCTATCCGGTGGTGGTCAAGCCGGCCACCCAGGGTTCAAGCCTCGGACTTTCGGTGGTGAAGAGCCCGGAGGACCTTTCCTCGGCCCTGGAAAGAGCCCTGGCCCTGGACCGGGAAGTGGTGGTGGAGAAGTTTTTGCGTGGAAGGGAGCTCACGGTGGCCGTGCTGGGGGAGGAGGCCTTGCCGGTGGTGGAGATCATTCCCCAGGGGGCGGAGTACTTCGATTACCACACCAAGTACACCCCGGGGGCGGCCCGGGAAATCTGCCCGGCCGAGATTCCGGAGGAGGTGGCCCGCCGGGCCCAGGAGGCCGCCCTCCGCGCGCATCAGGCCCTGCGCCTCCGGCACTACAGCCGCACCGATCTCCTCCTGGTGGAAGGGGAGATCTATCTTCTTGAGACCAACACCATCCCCGGGATGACCGAAACCAGTCTCCTGCCTCTGGCGGCCCGGGCGGCCGGGCTTTCCTTTGAGGATCTGGTGGAGCGTCTCCTGGAGATGGCCCTAGAGGGCTAG
- a CDS encoding lysophospholipid acyltransferase family protein: protein METFLRNLALWIFALVSVPLFGTVAIFLSLFNRPLAHKVAWLWCHLVLSISGVRLRVKGLEHLEPGKRYVFFANHQSQMDIPVLEEALRDFEIRFLAKRSLFRIPFFGWGIQALGYIPVEREDPREGVKSLLACVERIREGFSVVVFPEGTRSPNGRLLPFKVAGFVLPIKARVPAVPVALRGTRRILPRGSLYIRPGLVEVIVGPPIPTEGLGPRDREELSRKVRSFIEEALAL, encoded by the coding sequence ATGGAGACCTTTTTGCGCAATCTCGCCCTCTGGATCTTTGCCCTGGTCTCCGTGCCCCTTTTCGGCACCGTGGCCATCTTCCTTTCCCTTTTCAACCGCCCCCTGGCCCACAAGGTGGCCTGGCTCTGGTGCCATCTGGTGCTCTCCATCTCCGGGGTGAGGCTGCGGGTAAAGGGCCTGGAACACCTGGAGCCCGGGAAACGTTACGTCTTTTTCGCCAACCATCAAAGTCAGATGGACATTCCCGTTTTAGAGGAGGCCCTGCGGGATTTTGAGATCCGCTTCCTGGCCAAACGCAGCCTTTTCCGCATTCCCTTTTTCGGCTGGGGCATTCAGGCCCTGGGCTACATCCCGGTGGAAAGGGAGGACCCGCGGGAAGGAGTAAAGAGCCTTTTGGCCTGTGTGGAAAGGATCCGGGAGGGCTTCTCGGTGGTGGTCTTTCCGGAGGGGACCCGCAGCCCGAACGGCCGCCTCCTTCCCTTCAAGGTCGCGGGCTTTGTGCTCCCGATAAAGGCCCGGGTCCCGGCGGTCCCGGTGGCCCTCCGGGGAACGCGCCGGATCCTTCCCCGGGGAAGCCTTTACATACGTCCCGGCCTGGTGGAGGTGATCGTGGGGCCACCCATCCCCACCGAAGGCCTCGGCCCCCGCGACCGGGAGGAACTTTCCCGAAAGGTCCGAAGTTTTATAGAAGAGGCCCTAGCCCTCTAG
- a CDS encoding sulfotransferase domain-containing protein, with protein sequence MESKEMFFVFGTAKAGTTFVQMLLNSHPQLSCPVEHCFIDILNGLKQLLLVHYNKLLEYGDQITARQGAVLFDSEDVEYLFSVAVKRAALKGARGRSVKRYGLKDNHFVFWLPLVEKWFPEARIISPVRDPRSVVVSGWHFNMRINPNFRQTRGKTIELWAADSGAIWKRDVEAILSLQKKYPERVLIIRYEDLRQDPENHYARLFEFLEVDAGPGIVKKVIQKTAFEKFKDGRFFRRGGLEEWKKELTPQAIKIIEELNLPLMKTLGYEPYLLK encoded by the coding sequence ATGGAAAGCAAGGAGATGTTTTTTGTTTTTGGCACGGCTAAGGCCGGGACTACTTTTGTCCAGATGCTCTTAAATTCCCACCCCCAGCTTTCTTGCCCGGTGGAGCATTGTTTTATAGACATCCTTAACGGCTTAAAACAATTACTTTTGGTGCATTACAATAAATTGTTAGAATATGGAGACCAAATTACGGCCCGTCAGGGGGCGGTTCTATTTGACTCGGAGGATGTGGAATACCTTTTTAGCGTGGCCGTTAAAAGAGCAGCTCTTAAGGGAGCCAGAGGGCGTTCCGTAAAACGCTACGGTCTTAAAGACAACCACTTCGTTTTTTGGCTTCCTTTAGTGGAAAAATGGTTTCCCGAAGCCCGCATAATTTCTCCGGTAAGGGATCCGCGTAGTGTGGTAGTTTCCGGGTGGCACTTCAATATGCGGATCAACCCTAACTTTCGTCAAACCCGGGGGAAAACCATTGAGCTTTGGGCTGCCGACTCTGGAGCTATCTGGAAGAGAGACGTTGAGGCTATCCTTTCTTTACAAAAAAAATATCCCGAAAGGGTCTTAATTATACGCTATGAAGATTTGCGCCAAGATCCCGAAAACCACTATGCACGTCTTTTTGAGTTCCTGGAAGTGGATGCGGGTCCCGGAATAGTTAAAAAGGTCATACAGAAAACGGCCTTTGAAAAATTTAAGGACGGACGCTTTTTCCGTCGGGGGGGCCTTGAGGAATGGAAAAAGGAACTCACTCCCCAGGCCATCAAAATCATAGAAGAATTGAACCTCCCCCTCATGAAAACCCTGGGTTATGAACCTTATCTCTTAAAGTAG
- a CDS encoding HD domain-containing protein yields MRVPSLEECYRILEEEGVPPHILRHSEKVALVAAFLARNLRDLGEPLSLPLVVAGGLLHDLTKHRSLETGENHAESARRRLLERGFPEVAEVVGQHIFLKPGPPGTPLRAEEVVYYADKRVRHEEIVSLKERFQDLRERYGRRPASWVRIWRLEELTKLLERRLFKRLPFGPEKVLELNQVEDVKACFTAWLS; encoded by the coding sequence ATGCGTGTGCCCTCGCTTGAGGAGTGTTACCGAATCCTGGAGGAGGAAGGGGTTCCCCCGCACATTCTGCGCCATTCGGAAAAGGTGGCCCTGGTAGCCGCCTTTCTGGCCCGCAACCTGCGAGACCTGGGAGAGCCGCTTTCGCTTCCCCTGGTGGTGGCCGGAGGGCTTCTTCACGACCTCACCAAACATCGTTCCCTTGAGACCGGAGAGAACCATGCCGAAAGCGCCCGCCGAAGGCTCCTGGAACGGGGCTTTCCGGAGGTGGCCGAGGTGGTAGGGCAGCACATCTTCCTCAAGCCCGGGCCCCCGGGGACGCCCCTTCGGGCCGAGGAGGTGGTCTATTACGCGGACAAAAGGGTGCGGCACGAAGAAATCGTCTCCCTCAAGGAGCGTTTTCAGGATCTCCGGGAGCGTTACGGCCGTCGACCGGCCTCCTGGGTGCGCATCTGGCGTCTGGAGGAGCTCACCAAGCTTCTGGAAAGGCGCCTTTTTAAGAGACTTCCCTTCGGGCCGGAAAAGGTGCTAGAACTGAACCAGGTGGAGGATGTGAAGGCATGCTTTACCGCGTGGCTCTCCTAG
- a CDS encoding (Fe-S)-binding protein codes for MNTSLLRKDFRLEPASCYVDARCPRYKVVVPAERDLSPLLPYLNAVAKVLYYDPEEPALVFRLEGWKVAVRKDNVQIGPVPDMEIGRRAKEKVEAFLEKVWSERDSLTPRYEPHTLPPPLEIYKLLPRTNCGRCGELTCMAFAVKLASLEAELSDCAPLYEDPRFKEAAQKLEALLS; via the coding sequence TTGAATACCTCCCTCCTGCGTAAAGATTTTCGGCTGGAACCGGCCTCCTGTTACGTGGACGCCCGTTGTCCCCGTTACAAGGTGGTGGTGCCGGCGGAAAGGGATCTCTCTCCCCTCCTTCCTTATCTCAACGCCGTAGCCAAGGTCCTTTATTACGATCCGGAAGAGCCGGCCCTGGTCTTCCGGCTGGAGGGCTGGAAGGTGGCCGTAAGGAAGGACAACGTGCAGATCGGCCCGGTGCCGGACATGGAGATAGGACGGCGGGCCAAGGAAAAGGTGGAGGCCTTCCTGGAAAAGGTCTGGAGCGAAAGGGATTCCCTCACCCCTCGCTACGAACCCCACACCCTCCCTCCTCCCCTAGAAATCTACAAACTCCTTCCCCGGACCAATTGCGGCCGCTGCGGGGAACTCACCTGTATGGCCTTTGCTGTAAAGCTGGCCTCGCTCGAGGCCGAGCTTTCCGACTGCGCCCCCCTCTACGAAGACCCTCGATTTAAGGAAGCGGCCCAAAAACTGGAGGCCCTTCTTTCTTAG